In one window of Nocardia brasiliensis DNA:
- a CDS encoding 2OG-Fe dioxygenase family protein, whose protein sequence is MTAADFPLSGPDLHVLRRTFRDYTELDHWLPAGEQYRRRAYQCFRLELPRLAEAGADAITAIDQPPPYLQSKQVNPVAGGIERRFKLIPPEHPATEPTRRIAAAVARLLTAHGVLRADTIPDCLVDAHYMRLIAPGDPAPEGKHRDGLIAGSAHLIQRTNVSGGVSAIYDRHDPDRGLRSFVLEDPLDSYVFDDERVLHYTSPITVTDPAAGAGLRDVLLIGFRPRD, encoded by the coding sequence ATGACCGCGGCCGATTTCCCCCTCTCCGGTCCCGACCTGCACGTGTTGCGACGCACGTTCCGGGACTACACCGAACTCGACCACTGGCTGCCCGCGGGCGAGCAGTACCGGCGCCGTGCCTACCAGTGCTTCCGCCTCGAGCTGCCCCGCCTGGCCGAGGCAGGCGCCGACGCCATCACCGCGATCGACCAACCGCCGCCCTACCTGCAGTCCAAGCAGGTCAACCCGGTGGCGGGCGGCATCGAACGCCGCTTCAAACTGATCCCGCCCGAGCATCCGGCGACCGAGCCGACCCGCCGGATCGCCGCCGCGGTCGCCCGGCTGCTCACCGCGCACGGGGTGCTGCGCGCCGACACCATCCCGGACTGCCTGGTCGACGCGCACTACATGCGGCTGATCGCGCCCGGCGACCCGGCGCCGGAGGGCAAGCACCGCGACGGCCTGATCGCGGGTTCGGCGCATCTGATCCAGCGGACCAATGTCAGCGGCGGCGTCTCCGCCATCTACGACCGCCACGACCCGGACCGCGGGTTGCGCAGCTTCGTCCTCGAAGATCCGCTCGACTCTTATGTTTTCGACGACGAGCGGGTGCTGCACTACACCTCGCCGATCACCGTGACCGATCCCGCCGCGGGCGCCGGATTGCGCGATGTCCTGCTGATCGGATTCCGCCCGCGTGACTAG
- a CDS encoding M20 family metallopeptidase → MTSATTTFADQLPRLLPKAELIQLAAGLTAIPSFTGQETPLAVHVRKTLARNDIHAYHQEVQPGRVQTIARLGPERGTPALLFNGHLDMDPLGHDQPRTPFTARRDGDRLYGAGLHNMKSGLAAMLGAAIMVRRSGIALRRPLLLEFVVGELQGGTGTKHALSRGLTADAAVVPEPYSVRRVITRTAGVHKFAVVVRGRTAHTSRRHEGVDAIAVLRRTLDLLETAELGLRNPEFPPLPRLQVASLLAGRGEEHDPSGVSYCADKATALIDLRYPPPYEPEQVGKAVDAALDLARDAFPDARITLEHPVDPRYRVGGTDMPPMDRPADCRVVRDIAELLPQVSRYRVEERGLALPYSYCGNDTTHLSRAGIECCLFGPRGAAQDTEHHVLISEMRACADTLALLAARRCG, encoded by the coding sequence GTGACTAGTGCGACAACGACCTTCGCCGACCAGCTGCCGCGCCTGCTGCCCAAGGCGGAGCTGATACAGCTGGCCGCCGGACTCACCGCCATCCCCTCGTTCACCGGGCAGGAGACGCCGCTGGCGGTGCACGTCCGGAAGACACTCGCCCGCAATGACATTCACGCCTACCACCAGGAGGTCCAGCCGGGCCGGGTGCAGACCATCGCCCGGCTCGGTCCGGAGCGGGGCACGCCCGCGCTGCTGTTCAACGGGCACCTGGACATGGATCCGCTCGGCCACGACCAGCCGCGCACGCCGTTCACCGCGCGCCGCGACGGTGACCGGCTGTACGGGGCGGGCCTGCACAACATGAAGAGCGGCCTCGCGGCCATGCTCGGCGCGGCGATCATGGTGCGCCGCAGTGGGATCGCGCTGCGCCGCCCGCTGCTGCTCGAGTTCGTCGTCGGGGAGTTGCAGGGCGGCACCGGCACCAAGCACGCGCTCAGCCGCGGCCTCACCGCCGACGCGGCCGTGGTGCCCGAACCCTATTCGGTGCGGCGGGTGATCACGCGGACCGCGGGCGTGCACAAGTTCGCCGTGGTCGTGCGCGGCCGCACCGCGCACACCAGCAGGCGACACGAGGGCGTCGACGCCATCGCGGTCCTGCGGCGCACCCTCGATCTGCTGGAGACCGCCGAGCTGGGGCTGCGCAATCCCGAATTCCCGCCGCTGCCAAGGCTTCAGGTGGCCAGCCTGCTCGCGGGTCGCGGCGAGGAGCACGATCCGTCCGGGGTGAGCTACTGCGCGGACAAGGCCACCGCACTGATCGATCTGCGCTACCCGCCGCCGTACGAGCCGGAACAGGTCGGCAAGGCCGTCGACGCGGCGCTGGACCTGGCCAGGGACGCCTTCCCCGACGCGCGGATCACCCTCGAGCACCCGGTCGACCCGCGCTATCGCGTCGGCGGCACCGATATGCCGCCGATGGATCGGCCCGCCGACTGCCGGGTGGTCCGCGATATCGCCGAGCTGCTCCCGCAGGTGTCGCGATACCGGGTCGAGGAGCGCGGGCTTGCGCTGCCCTACTCGTACTGCGGCAACGACACCACCCACCTCAGCCGCGCGGGAATCGAATGCTGCTTGTTCGGCCCGCGCGGAGCCGCCCAGGACACCGAACACCACGTGCTGATCAGCGAAATGCGGGCCTGCGCCGACACTTTGGCCCTGCTGGCGGCGCGGCGCTGCGGCTGA
- a CDS encoding tetratricopeptide repeat protein: MRSSGRTDQWRPGGTLTAEQRRRLRDRFAELGLTDLQLLEPLAAELRQRGYRPRAAWRYANGLTQAAVAERYNEVTDSARAAMKASRISEFEAWPFAGNGPHPEDEHQRPSGARPTVRVLKNLAAIYGTAWDQLVDLADLAYMPHSERMEYHEAVARRSIGRQPVRAGRDLPAEVPHFTGRAGPKAQLHERVTEHLRSASAAVHVIVGLTGIGKTALARYAVAVFGKHYPDGTLWVDLHGYTLGREPREPVDVLEQLLLQVGVARETIETDLAGRADRWRTTMRQRRMFLVFDNALDSNQVKQLLPRAPGCFVLITSRSKFTGLVEAVPLRLEVMEWAEAEELLVKLGNLRPGYDRAAVRQILQTAGRLPLAIRLIGGQIAHHGEAMLAGSAAEIAQLSARIKRAPADRASDSAAENLLDRFTAEDESLRAAFEMSYQRLPDRAQQRAVRLLGWFPGPEITAEALATMADVPLREGKMLVRRLFEAGFLDPSAGGPGGQRYRMHDLTRLCARLHAEREDTPADYAAVLDRLVAAGLTVARRASTHQLFDPAGSEHLSNPSAAAARARAWLNRELELLLGCLRETESTAAAAELATRLASHLSGTGHWSLALRLYGRALAIAIELDDRHAQAWALVGKGRVDRLIGQHEQACAGFRAAREIAVALADRQCQAAVLCELGQTARATGDHGAARRNFTEALTIARDIEARATECDALDGLAYVERASSNYRGAWSCSAQALAIAEAIGDPVRIGTAQWGFAEVIRRLGDAEGAELRYTAALEIARDLNHQKLEGDALRGLGHIEALFGDQDTARHNFDEALEIARRINDRYGEGWTLWGLGNVARRADEYEAARGVFQQAYDIAVEINDPLGQVDALRGLGHIERHFGRCDAARAYYTESMGVAQRIGDPLGRADALRSLAGVAADTGAGTRAEALLAEALALYDDIGVQLAANVRAELRTGGR; the protein is encoded by the coding sequence ATGCGCAGCTCCGGCCGAACCGACCAATGGCGTCCCGGCGGCACTCTCACCGCGGAGCAACGGCGACGGCTCCGCGATCGGTTCGCCGAACTCGGCCTGACCGACCTGCAACTGCTCGAGCCGCTGGCCGCGGAGCTGCGCCAGCGCGGCTACCGGCCGCGCGCGGCGTGGCGCTACGCCAACGGATTAACCCAGGCCGCGGTGGCCGAACGCTACAACGAGGTGACCGACAGCGCGCGGGCGGCGATGAAGGCCAGCCGGATCTCTGAATTCGAGGCATGGCCGTTCGCCGGGAACGGCCCGCACCCCGAGGACGAACACCAGCGACCGAGCGGTGCGCGCCCGACCGTGCGCGTGCTGAAAAACCTTGCCGCCATTTACGGAACGGCGTGGGACCAATTGGTCGACCTCGCCGACCTGGCCTATATGCCGCACAGCGAGCGGATGGAGTACCACGAGGCGGTGGCGCGGCGCTCGATCGGCAGGCAGCCGGTGCGGGCGGGCCGCGACCTGCCCGCCGAGGTGCCGCATTTCACCGGTCGGGCTGGACCGAAAGCGCAACTGCACGAACGGGTTACCGAACACCTGCGCTCGGCGAGCGCGGCGGTGCACGTGATCGTCGGGCTGACCGGCATCGGGAAGACGGCGCTGGCCAGATACGCGGTCGCGGTGTTCGGCAAGCACTATCCCGACGGCACGCTCTGGGTGGACCTGCACGGCTACACGCTCGGGCGGGAGCCGCGCGAACCGGTGGATGTGCTGGAGCAGTTGCTGTTACAGGTCGGCGTGGCCCGCGAGACCATCGAGACCGACCTCGCGGGCCGGGCGGATCGCTGGCGCACCACCATGCGGCAGCGACGGATGTTCCTCGTGTTCGACAACGCGCTGGACAGCAACCAGGTCAAGCAACTGCTGCCGCGGGCGCCCGGGTGTTTCGTGCTGATCACCAGCCGGAGCAAGTTCACCGGTCTGGTCGAGGCGGTACCGCTGCGGCTGGAGGTGATGGAATGGGCCGAGGCGGAGGAACTCCTGGTCAAGCTGGGCAATCTGCGGCCGGGCTACGACCGGGCGGCGGTGCGGCAGATCTTGCAGACGGCCGGGCGGTTGCCGCTGGCCATCCGCCTGATCGGTGGTCAGATCGCGCATCACGGCGAGGCCATGCTCGCCGGAAGCGCCGCCGAGATCGCCCAGTTGAGCGCGCGGATCAAGCGCGCGCCCGCCGATCGGGCCAGCGACTCGGCCGCCGAAAATCTACTGGATCGCTTCACCGCGGAGGACGAATCGCTGCGTGCGGCATTCGAGATGTCCTACCAGCGCCTGCCGGACCGGGCCCAGCAGCGTGCGGTCCGTCTGCTCGGCTGGTTCCCCGGGCCGGAGATCACCGCCGAGGCCTTGGCGACGATGGCGGATGTGCCGCTACGCGAGGGAAAGATGCTGGTGCGCAGGCTGTTCGAGGCGGGCTTTCTGGACCCGTCGGCGGGCGGGCCCGGCGGGCAGCGCTATCGGATGCACGATCTGACCCGGTTGTGCGCCCGGCTGCACGCCGAGCGCGAGGACACCCCGGCGGATTACGCCGCGGTGCTGGACCGGCTGGTCGCCGCCGGGCTGACGGTGGCGCGTCGGGCCAGCACCCATCAACTCTTCGATCCCGCGGGCAGCGAACATCTTTCGAATCCCTCCGCCGCCGCGGCGCGCGCCAGGGCCTGGTTGAATCGCGAGCTGGAACTGTTGCTCGGCTGTCTGCGCGAGACCGAATCGACGGCGGCGGCAGCGGAATTGGCCACCCGGCTGGCCTCGCACCTGTCCGGGACCGGGCACTGGTCGCTGGCGCTGCGGTTGTACGGGCGGGCCTTGGCGATCGCGATCGAGCTCGACGACCGGCACGCCCAAGCCTGGGCGCTGGTCGGCAAGGGCCGGGTGGATCGGCTGATCGGGCAGCACGAACAGGCCTGCGCCGGTTTCCGCGCGGCGCGCGAGATCGCCGTCGCCCTCGCCGACCGGCAGTGCCAGGCCGCGGTGCTTTGTGAGCTGGGGCAGACCGCACGGGCCACCGGCGACCACGGCGCGGCGCGGCGCAATTTCACCGAGGCGCTCACCATCGCGCGCGATATCGAGGCCAGAGCGACCGAGTGCGACGCTTTGGACGGCCTCGCGTACGTCGAGCGTGCGTCCTCGAATTACCGTGGCGCATGGAGTTGTTCGGCGCAGGCGCTGGCCATCGCGGAGGCCATCGGCGATCCGGTGCGGATCGGGACCGCGCAGTGGGGGTTCGCGGAGGTGATCCGGCGCCTCGGTGATGCGGAGGGCGCCGAACTGCGCTACACGGCCGCGCTCGAGATCGCACGCGATCTCAACCACCAGAAGCTGGAGGGCGACGCGCTGCGCGGGCTCGGGCACATCGAGGCGCTGTTCGGCGACCAGGACACCGCGCGGCACAACTTCGACGAAGCGCTCGAGATCGCCCGGCGGATCAACGACCGCTACGGCGAGGGCTGGACGCTGTGGGGCCTCGGCAATGTCGCGCGCCGAGCCGACGAGTACGAGGCGGCGCGCGGGGTGTTCCAGCAGGCCTACGACATCGCCGTGGAGATCAACGATCCGCTCGGACAGGTGGACGCGCTGCGCGGGCTCGGGCACATCGAGCGGCACTTCGGCCGATGCGACGCCGCGCGTGCGTATTACACCGAATCGATGGGCGTGGCCCAGCGCATCGGCGACCCGCTCGGCCGGGCCGACGCGCTGCGCAGCCTGGCCGGCGTCGCCGCCGACACCGGCGCAGGGACGCGGGCCGAGGCCCTGCTCGCCGAGGCGCTCGCACTCTACGACGACATCGGCGTGCAGCTCGCGGCGAACGTGCGGGCCGAGCTGCGCACCGGCGGACGGTGA
- a CDS encoding 8-oxoguanine deaminase, translated as MAGVTVIEHCAVATVDAAGTEHRDGHVVVRGNRIVAVGPGDSPPVDDSARRIDGRGCLLTPGLVNTHHHLYQWITRGLAADNTLFEWLTTLYPIWAGIDEDAVRVAATGGLAALARTGCTTSTDHHYVFPRAGGDVLGAEIAAAAEVGLRFHPCRGSMDLGRSAGGLPPDHVVQTLDEILADSAAAVARHHDPSFDSMLRIALAPCSPFSVSSELLRESAVLARELGVRLHTHVAETIDEQDYCAQTFGCTPAQYMEQLGWVGPDVWWAHAIHLDDGAIATMAETGTGVAHCPTSNARIGAGVARTADLVRAGVPVGLGVDGAASNEASSMLEEPRNALFFARNRGGPRAMTTRTALALATIGGARVLGRAAEIGSIEPGKLADLALWRLDTPAHAGIDDPVTALVLGAPAPLAALLVNGREVVRDARLSTVDEDAVGAAVAQAQAALVAKAG; from the coding sequence ATGGCTGGCGTGACCGTCATCGAGCACTGTGCCGTCGCCACCGTCGACGCGGCGGGCACCGAACACCGTGACGGCCACGTGGTGGTGCGCGGCAACCGGATCGTCGCGGTCGGGCCGGGCGACTCACCGCCGGTGGACGATTCGGCGCGGCGCATCGATGGTCGGGGCTGCTTGCTCACGCCCGGCCTGGTGAACACCCACCATCACCTCTATCAGTGGATCACCCGCGGTCTCGCCGCGGACAACACGCTGTTCGAGTGGCTCACCACGCTCTACCCCATCTGGGCGGGCATCGACGAGGACGCGGTGCGGGTCGCGGCGACCGGCGGGCTGGCCGCGTTGGCCCGCACCGGCTGCACCACCAGCACCGACCACCATTACGTCTTCCCGCGCGCCGGCGGCGATGTGCTCGGTGCGGAGATCGCGGCCGCCGCCGAGGTGGGCCTGCGGTTCCACCCGTGCCGCGGCTCGATGGATCTGGGGCGCAGCGCCGGCGGCCTGCCGCCGGATCACGTGGTGCAGACCCTCGACGAAATCCTCGCCGACAGCGCGGCGGCCGTTGCCCGCCATCATGATCCGTCGTTCGACTCGATGCTGCGCATCGCGCTCGCCCCCTGCTCGCCGTTCTCGGTGAGCTCCGAGCTGCTCCGGGAATCGGCGGTGCTGGCCCGCGAGCTCGGTGTGCGGCTGCACACCCACGTCGCGGAGACGATCGACGAGCAGGACTACTGCGCACAGACATTCGGCTGCACGCCGGCCCAGTACATGGAGCAGCTCGGCTGGGTAGGGCCGGACGTGTGGTGGGCGCACGCCATCCACCTCGACGACGGCGCCATCGCCACCATGGCCGAAACCGGTACCGGCGTGGCGCATTGCCCGACCTCGAACGCGCGCATCGGCGCTGGTGTCGCGCGCACCGCGGACCTGGTGCGGGCCGGCGTCCCGGTCGGTCTCGGGGTCGACGGCGCGGCGAGCAACGAGGCGAGTTCGATGCTGGAGGAACCGCGCAACGCCCTGTTCTTCGCCCGCAACCGCGGCGGCCCGCGCGCCATGACCACCCGAACCGCGTTGGCGCTCGCCACGATCGGCGGTGCCCGCGTGCTCGGCCGCGCCGCCGAGATCGGCTCGATCGAGCCGGGCAAACTCGCCGACCTGGCGCTGTGGCGCCTCGACACCCCCGCCCACGCCGGTATCGACGACCCGGTGACCGCCCTGGTCCTCGGCGCGCCCGCACCCCTGGCCGCCCTGCTCGTCAACGGCCGCGAGGTGGTTCGCGACGCCCGCCTCAGCACGGTCGACGAGGACGCCGTAGGCGCGGCGGTGGCGCAGGCGCAGGCCGCGCTGGTCGCCAAGGCGGGATAG
- the pucL gene encoding factor-independent urate hydroxylase, which yields MELTGPIELTDHRYGKAENRVVRIWRETARHEIRDVNVSTVLRGDFADAYAGDQRKVLPTDTQKQTAYAYAKQPGLQTIEDYGLALAGHFVDDIEPVSGARIEIDEYAWQRVLVDGHEHDHTWVRQGPEVRTAAITVAGTGADRRSWVIGGVKDLTILKSTGSEFADFLSDEFTVLAPTHDRMLATTLVVEWRFAATTGIAWDEVYAGIRARLVETFATHHSKALQQTLFEMGKAALQAYPVLAEIRLAAPNKHHFDYDLARFGIENNGEVYYAADRPYGLIHATLRRADAPEAGPAWLA from the coding sequence ATGGAGTTGACCGGCCCGATCGAGCTCACCGACCACCGCTACGGCAAGGCCGAGAACCGCGTCGTGCGGATCTGGCGGGAGACGGCGCGGCACGAGATCCGCGATGTGAACGTGTCCACCGTGCTGCGCGGCGACTTCGCCGACGCCTACGCCGGTGATCAGCGCAAGGTGCTGCCCACCGACACTCAGAAGCAGACCGCGTACGCCTACGCGAAACAGCCTGGGCTACAGACGATCGAGGACTACGGGCTGGCCCTGGCCGGTCACTTCGTCGACGATATCGAGCCGGTGTCCGGCGCCAGGATCGAGATCGACGAGTACGCCTGGCAGCGGGTACTGGTCGACGGCCACGAGCACGACCACACCTGGGTGCGGCAGGGGCCCGAGGTGCGCACGGCGGCGATCACGGTCGCGGGCACCGGCGCCGATCGGCGGTCCTGGGTGATCGGCGGGGTCAAGGATCTGACCATCCTGAAGTCGACCGGATCGGAGTTCGCCGACTTCCTCAGCGACGAATTCACCGTGCTGGCACCGACGCACGATCGCATGCTGGCCACCACCCTGGTCGTCGAGTGGCGATTCGCCGCGACCACCGGCATCGCCTGGGACGAGGTGTACGCGGGCATCCGCGCGCGGCTGGTCGAGACCTTCGCGACCCATCACTCGAAGGCGTTGCAGCAGACCCTGTTCGAGATGGGCAAGGCCGCGCTGCAGGCGTATCCGGTGCTCGCCGAGATCCGGCTCGCCGCGCCGAACAAACACCACTTCGACTACGACCTGGCCCGTTTCGGCATCGAGAACAACGGCGAGGTCTACTACGCGGCGGACCGGCCGTACGGCCTGATCCACGCCACCCTGCGGCGGGCCGACGCACCGGAGGCAGGTCCCGCATGGCTGGCGTGA